From the genome of Streptomyces xanthophaeus:
CCGTCAGCCCGGTCGGCGGATCGGGCTCCCACCTGATCGCCGCGCTGGCGCACGCCGACTCCCTCATGGTCGTACCGGAGGACGTCACCTCGGTGGAGCCGGGGACCGAGCTGGAAGTGATCCTGCTCGGCTGAAGTCGGGCCGGTGCGGGTAGCGTGTGTCGCACCACACAGGCTCCCCGGGAGCCCAGAGCGGAGCGGCGCAGCAATGAGTACCGAAAGCAGGCTCACCCACATCGACGAGGCCGGCGCGGCCCGGATGGTCGACGTGTCCGGGAAGGACGTCACCACCCGGACGGCACGGGCCAGCGGACGCGTACTGGTCGCCCCGCGGGTGATCGAGCTGCTGCGCGGCGAGGGCGTCCCCAAGGGCGACGCCCTCGCGACCGCGCGCATCGCCGGGATCATGGGGGCGAAGAAGACCCCCGACCTGATCCCGCTGTGCCACCCGCTGGCCGTCTCGGGCGTGAAGGTGGACCTGCGGGTCACCGACGACGCCGTGGAGATCCTCGCCACCGTGAAGACGACCGACCGCACGGGCGTCGAGATGGAGGCGCTGACCGCGGTCGCGGTCGCCGGCCTCACCGTGATCGACATGGTGAAGGCGGTCGACAAGGGCGCGGTCATCACGGACGTCCGGGTGGAGGAGAAGACCGGCGGCAAGTCCGGCGACTGGGCGCGCTCGTGAACGCCCCGCGCGGCGGCGAGGTCCACAGCCACACCCACACGCACGCCCATGGCACCGGCCACGGCCATGGTGTCGCCGCCGAGACGGCGGGCTCCCCGCAGTCGCTGGGCCGGGCCCTGGTCGTCACGGCCTCGAACCGGGCCTCGCAGGGCGTGTACGCGGACAAGGGCGGCCCGCTGCTGGCCGAGGCGCTGCAGGAGCTCGGCTTCACCGTGGACGGCCCGCAGGTCGTCCCGGACGGCGATCCCGTCGAGCAGGCGCTGCGCGAGGGCGTGGCCGCCGGGTACGACGTCATCCTGACCACCGGCGGCACCGGGATCTCGCCGACCGACCGCACCCCGGACGCCACCGCGCGGGTGCTGGACTACGAGATCCCCGGCATCCCGCAGGCCATCCGCGCCGAAGGCCTGGCGAAGGTGCCGACCGCGGCCCTGTCGCGGGGCCTGGCGGGCGTGGCCGGGCGCACCCTCATCGTCAACCTCCCCGGCTCGACGGGCGGGGTGCGCGACGGCCTCGCCGTCCTGGCCCGCGTCCTGCCGCACGCGGTGGACCAGATGCGGGGCGGCGACCACCCCAGACCGGCGGCACCCTCCGGGAGCACGAGCTGAACGGCCCGACCTGGCCGGTGGTCCTGTCGGACGGCGATGTCACGCTCCGGCCGATAAAGCTGCGGGACCAGAAGGCCTGGCGCGAGGTCAACCGGCGCAACCGCGACTGGCTCCGGCCGTGGGAGGCCACGATTCCGCCGCCCGCGCCGTGGGGGCCGGTGGTCCAGCGGCCCACGTACCGCCAGATGGTCCGCCATCTGCGGGCGGAGGCGAACGCGGGCCGGATGCTGCCCTTCGTCATCGAGTACCAGGGCCGGCTGGTGGGCCAGCTGACGGTCGCCGGGATCACCTGGGGCTCGATGTGCGCGGGCCACATCGGCTACTGGGTGGACCGCGAGGTGGCGGGCCGCGGTGTGATGCCGACGGCGGTCGCGCTGGCGGTGGACCACTGCTTCGGGAAGGTCGGCCTGCACCGGATCGAGGTGTGCATCCGCCCCGAGAACGTTCCGAGCCGGCGGGTCGTGGAGAAGCTGGGCCTGCGCGAGGAGGGGCTGCGGCCGCGCTATCTGCACATCGACGGCGCCTGGCGCGACCACCTCGTCTACGCGGTGACGGTCGAGGAGGTCCCGGAGGGGCTGCTGCGCCGCTGGCACCGTGCGCGGCACTCGCAGTCCCCGCCGAAATAGCGGGGATCGCCCGGACCACCGATAAACGAATATCTGTTCGAATTAATGGCCTCGGGTAACCGATTCGCCCATAACCTGATCCGAAGAATCACAAAAAAAGTCCGTGATATCAGCGAGATCGCGCGACACACCGGCCCAATTGGCCGATCCCCTCGGCCGCGCCCCTCTACGGTGTGAGGTGTGAGCAGCAGCGGCCTCATCTACGCAGTCATTGTCGGGGCCTGGGCCGCCTACTTGGTGCCCATGTGGCTCCGGAGGCAGGACGAGCTGAACGAAGCCCGTCCGACGGAACGCTTCTCCACTGCCATTCGGCTGCTTTCCGGCCGGGCGGGAATGGAGCGCCGTTACGCCAAGGGGCTGCGTGAGCGTGGTGACGAGCAGGCGGAGCCCCACGCGGACCCGGACGCCGCGACGGAAACAGTTGATTCCGTCGACGCCGACGCCCGGGCCTTTGCCGTGCCCCCGACCAGGGCGGAGCCGAGACCGGCCACCGTCGAACGGGAGCAGCGGGCGGAGCGGGCCCGGCGCGAACAGCGGCTCCAGGTCCTCGCGCGCCGCCGGCGCACCACCGCGCTCCTCTTCCTGGTCTTCACCCTTGGTGCCGTCGTCGCCGCGGTGGGCGGCCTGCACTACCTGTGGGCCCCTGCCGTTCCCGCCCTGCTGCTGAGCACGTACATCGTGCACCTGCGGGTCCAGGAGCGACGGCGCTACGAGTTCACCATGGACCGGCGGCGCGCCGAGGCGGCCGCGCGGCAGCTGCGGGAGAACCGCCCGAGCCGCCGTGAGCCCGAGGCCGCGGCGGGCACCGAACCGGACCCTGCGCCACCGGTTTCCCCGCAGGAGGCCGGACGGCGCGCACTGGTCGAACAGACCGACCACGCCGAGTGGGTGGACCAGCAGCGCGAGCGCGAACGCGGCCCCGCCCGCGGTGACAGCTGGGAGCCGGTCCCGGTCCCGCTGCCGACGTACGTGACCGCCCCGGTGGCCCCCCGCGCCACGGGCCCGGCGGCCCCGGACGCCTGGAGCGCGACCCGCTCCAGCACGGCCGAGCCGACGGAACCCCGGCTGCGCGCCCAGCCCGGACCTCCCAAGGCGGAGCCGAAGCCCCAGACCACCCCGCGCCCGCGCGGCCAGGGCAAGGGCCGCACCCCGCTGTTCGACCAGTACGAGGGCGAAGACCGCCCGCGCGCCGCGAACGAGTGATCGGTGACCTGCGCGGACGCTCCGGGATATCGGTTTTGGAGCACCCGCGCGGGGATGCTAATGTTTCACACGTCGCAAGGGCCTGTGGCGCAGTCTGGTAGCGCACCTCGTTCGCATCGAGGGGGTCTGGGGTTCAAATCCCCACAGGTCCACAGACGACAGTTCGCGAGTAGCTCTCGTGAACGTCACGAGATCCCGTCCGGTCGGAAGACCGGGCGGGATCTCGGCGTTTGCGGGGTTCCCGGGGATCCCGGACCGTCCCGGAGCCGCCGCCGGCGTCGAGCGGGCGGCCCCGCGCACCGCCCGCGGTCCGCCGGTCGCCGGTCACCGGCCGTGCTCCAGGACGAGCCGGCGGAGCTCGGCGGCCGAGTCGGTCGCGAGCCGGTAGATGCCCTGGACGCTGACGGAGCGGACCAGTTCGCCGTCCACGACGTGCTTGAGGGTGCGTTCACCGCGGCGGGAGGTGTACGTGAGACGTTCCAGCAGATCGGCCGGGACGGCTCTGTCGAATCCGAGCGCGGAACCGGGCGGTCCGAGCAGCACCTCGGTGACGCAGCCCGCCTTCAGCGTCCGCCAGTCCAGCAGCTTCGCGTAGTCGTCGTCGTGGAGCTCTGCCCCGGCGTCCGCGTAGGGGATGATCCGCGACACCTCCATGGCTCCCAGTACGTGGAGCCGCTTGCGGAAGGCCCGGACGGGGAAGACGGTGTCGCCGGGCCGGACCCCCGCCCGTACGAAGCTCGGCAGCGACTGGTGCGGGCCGCCGAACAGCATCGTGAGGCGCTGCCCGGTACGGCCCGTACGTTCGAGCTCTCGGCACAGGGCGTCGGTCCACAAGGTCGTATAGGAGTTCGGCACGGCAGAACCGTAGGGGCGCCCACTGACAACAGGTCAGTGGGCCCCGGACTGAAGCCGCCGGCCGGCCGGTGGGACAGGCGGGCTGTGACGCGCTCGGGGCCGGGCGGGCAGGGTGGGTGATCATGGGTTCATGACACGCGGCGAGGAACGGGACAGCGGAACGGCCCAGGCCTGGGAGGCGCTCGGAGGGGCGCCCGAGCTCGTCGGGCGGGTGCGCCACCGCGGAGTCGGCGACCTGGGGGAAGGGCCGCTCCCGGTGGCCGAGTTGGCGCGCGCGACCGTCGGGGTGTGCGGGCTGGCCGCGGCCGAGCTGGCGGCGGTGCGGGCCGGGGGCGGGGCGGACGACGCGGCTCCGCCGGTGGTGGACGAGGGCGCGGTGGCGACGGCGTTCGTCAGCGAGCGGCACCTGCGGGTGGAGGGGCGTACACCGGTGACCTTCGCGCCGTTGTCCGGCTTCTGGCGGACGTCGGACGGCTGGGTGCGCACGCACGCCAACTATCCCCACCACGAAGCCGCGCTGGTACGGGCGTTGCGGCTGCCCTCGGCGACACCGGAGGCGCTGCGCGCCGCGGTCGCGGGGCGCACCGCCGCCCGGGTGCAGGAGCTCGTGTACGGGGCGGGCGGACTCGCCGTCGCCGTGGCACGGGACTACGGGGAGCCGCAGCCGCTGGTGGAGCCCGTACGCGTGACAGGGGCGCGGGGACGGATCCTCGGCGAAGCCCCGGCCGGCCGGCCCGCCACCGGGGTGCGGGTACTGGACCTGACCCGGGTCATCGCCGGGCCCGTCGCCACGCGCACGCTCGGGCTGCTGGGGGCGGACGTGCTGCGGATCGACCCGCCGCGGCTGCCGGAGGCGGACGACGCGTACGCGGACACCGGCTTCGGGAAGCGGTCGGCGCTGCTGGACCTGGCGGAGGCGGGGGACCGGGCCGTCTTCGAGGGACTGCTCGCCGGGGCCGACGTGGTGGTGACGGGCTACCGGCCCGGCGCGCTGGAGCCGTACGGGCTCGGGGCGCGGCAGCTGCTGGAACGGTGGCCGGGGCTGGTGGTGGCCGAGCTGTGCGCGTGGGGGTGGCGGGCGGCGGAGCCGTGGGCGGGGCGGCGGGGGTTCGACTCGCTGGTGCAGGCGGGGTACGGGATCGCCGCCGCGTGTGCCGGGCCCGACGGGAGGCCCGGAGTGCTGCCGGCGCAGGCGCTGGACCACGGGACGGGGTACCTGGTGGCGG
Proteins encoded in this window:
- a CDS encoding GNAT family N-acetyltransferase gives rise to the protein MVLSDGDVTLRPIKLRDQKAWREVNRRNRDWLRPWEATIPPPAPWGPVVQRPTYRQMVRHLRAEANAGRMLPFVIEYQGRLVGQLTVAGITWGSMCAGHIGYWVDREVAGRGVMPTAVALAVDHCFGKVGLHRIEVCIRPENVPSRRVVEKLGLREEGLRPRYLHIDGAWRDHLVYAVTVEEVPEGLLRRWHRARHSQSPPK
- the moaC gene encoding cyclic pyranopterin monophosphate synthase MoaC, yielding MSTESRLTHIDEAGAARMVDVSGKDVTTRTARASGRVLVAPRVIELLRGEGVPKGDALATARIAGIMGAKKTPDLIPLCHPLAVSGVKVDLRVTDDAVEILATVKTTDRTGVEMEALTAVAVAGLTVIDMVKAVDKGAVITDVRVEEKTGGKSGDWARS
- the sepX gene encoding divisome protein SepX/GlpR — its product is MSSSGLIYAVIVGAWAAYLVPMWLRRQDELNEARPTERFSTAIRLLSGRAGMERRYAKGLRERGDEQAEPHADPDAATETVDSVDADARAFAVPPTRAEPRPATVEREQRAERARREQRLQVLARRRRTTALLFLVFTLGAVVAAVGGLHYLWAPAVPALLLSTYIVHLRVQERRRYEFTMDRRRAEAAARQLRENRPSRREPEAAAGTEPDPAPPVSPQEAGRRALVEQTDHAEWVDQQRERERGPARGDSWEPVPVPLPTYVTAPVAPRATGPAAPDAWSATRSSTAEPTEPRLRAQPGPPKAEPKPQTTPRPRGQGKGRTPLFDQYEGEDRPRAANE
- a CDS encoding CoA transferase, encoding MTRGEERDSGTAQAWEALGGAPELVGRVRHRGVGDLGEGPLPVAELARATVGVCGLAAAELAAVRAGGGADDAAPPVVDEGAVATAFVSERHLRVEGRTPVTFAPLSGFWRTSDGWVRTHANYPHHEAALVRALRLPSATPEALRAAVAGRTAARVQELVYGAGGLAVAVARDYGEPQPLVEPVRVTGARGRILGEAPAGRPATGVRVLDLTRVIAGPVATRTLGLLGADVLRIDPPRLPEADDAYADTGFGKRSALLDLAEAGDRAVFEGLLAGADVVVTGYRPGALEPYGLGARQLLERWPGLVVAELCAWGWRAAEPWAGRRGFDSLVQAGYGIAAACAGPDGRPGVLPAQALDHGTGYLVAAGVLRALAEGGGRGLRFSLAGTGSWLVRGLSRGGAGLGAGASGYAAEPWLRVTPSGYGVLRHAASPFGEWGAGPSRWGTDRAVWLPR
- a CDS encoding MogA/MoaB family molybdenum cofactor biosynthesis protein; translation: MGRALVVTASNRASQGVYADKGGPLLAEALQELGFTVDGPQVVPDGDPVEQALREGVAAGYDVILTTGGTGISPTDRTPDATARVLDYEIPGIPQAIRAEGLAKVPTAALSRGLAGVAGRTLIVNLPGSTGGVRDGLAVLARVLPHAVDQMRGGDHPRPAAPSGSTS